A region from the Arachis ipaensis cultivar K30076 chromosome B01, Araip1.1, whole genome shotgun sequence genome encodes:
- the LOC107628589 gene encoding probable serine/threonine-protein kinase At4g35230 — MGCLHSKTAHLQSPEDPPTDLPDPNKPDPGDGVGGDDGGESEVPAFKEYNLSELRRATNEFNAKNIVSESGEKAPNVVYKGKLENNRFVAVKRFSKLSWPDAQQFMVEAAGVGKVRHKRLVNLIGCCAEGDERLLVAEFMPNDTLSKHLFHWDKQPLPWEMRVRVAYHVAQALDHCSNENRKIYHDLNAYRILFDEDGDPRLSSFGLMKNSRDGKSYSTNLAYTPPEFLRTGRIIPESVIYSYGTVLLDLLSGKHIPPSHALDLIRGKNVLMLMDSSLEGQYANDDATKLVELASKCLQFEARERPDINFLLTAVTPLQKQKEVASHVLMGLTVNNTPVLPTILSPLGKACARMDLTAVHDILLKTGYKDEEGAENELSFQEWTQQVQDILNTKKFGDIAFRDKDFKNAIEYYSKLVVMMSVPSATVFARRSFSYLMNDQAELALRDAMQAQVCICDWPTAFYLQALALSKLGMDTDAQDMLNDGAAFEAKRSNSWRG; from the exons aTGGGGTGTTTACATTCAAAAACCGCTCATCTTCAATCTCCTGAAGACCCTCCCACTGACTTACCAGACCCCAACAAGCCCGATCCAG GTGATGGGGTTGGTGGTGATGATGGTGGAGAGAGTGAGGTTCCGGCATTCAAAGAGTATAATTTAAGTGAACTGAGAAGGGCGACAAACGAGTTCAACGCAAAGAACATAGTTTCAGAGAGTGGAGAGAAAGCTCCGAACGTTGTGTACAAAGGGAAGCTTGAGAACAATCGCTTTGTTGCTGTTAAGCGTTTCTCCAAACTTTCTTGGCCTGATGCTCAACAGTTCATG GTTGAGGCTGCTGGAGTTGGGAAAGTGAGGCACAAGAGACTGGTGAATCTAATTGGCTGTTGCGCCGAAGGAGATGAGCGGCTCTTGGTAGCCGAGTTTATGCCAAATGATACTTTGTCAAAGCATCTCTTTCATT GGGATAAGCAACCGTTACCATGGGAAATGCGTGTTAGAGTTGCATACCATGTTGCTCAGGCATTGGATCATTGTAGCAACGAAAACCGGAAAATATATCATGATCTGAATGCCTATAGGATTCTCTTCGATGAG GATGGTGATCCCCGTTTATCTAGTTTTGGGCTTATGAAAAATAGTCGAGATGGAAAAAGCTACAGTACTAACTTAGCATATACCCCACCTGAATTTTTGCGAACAG GTAGGATAATCCCTGAGAGTGTGATTTACAGTTATGGAACTGTTCTTCTGGATCTATTGAGCGGCAAGCATATTCCTCCGAGCCAT GCACTAGACCTAATTAGAGGGAAAAACGTATTGATGTTGATGGACTCGTCCCTCGAAGGGCAATATGCAAATGATGATGCTACAAAGTTGGTTGAGCTTGCTTCCAAGTGTCTTCAGTTTGAGGCTAGAGAACGACCCGATATCAATTTTCTTCTAACTGCAGTTACACCCCTTCAGAAGCAGAAAGAG GTAGCATCACATGTGTTAATGGGCCTTACAGTGAATAATACACCGGTGCTTCCGACCATACTTTCTCCCCTTGGAAAGGCATGTGCGAGAATGGATCTTACTGCGGTGCATGATATATTGTTAAAAACTGGTTATAAAGACGAAGAAGGTGCAGAAAATGAG CTTTCTTTCCAAGAGTGGacacaacaagtgcaagatataTTGAACACAAAAAAGTTTGGGGATATTGCATTTAGAGACAAGGACTTCAAAAATGCAATTGAGTATTATTCTAAG TTGGTGGTTATGATGTCGGTTCCTTCTGCAACCGTCTTTGCAAGGAGATCCTTCTCCTACTTAATGAACGATCAGGCGGAACTTGCGTTACGCGACGCCATGCAGGCGCAGGTGTGCATATGTGATTGGCCAACTGCGTTCTACCTGCAGGCTCTCGCGCTCTCAAAGCTGGGAATGGACACAGATGCTCAGGACATGCTTAATGATGGAGCAGCCTTTGAAGCCAAGAGGTCTAACAGTTGGCGTGGCTAG